From Ardenticatenales bacterium:
GGGGTGCGGGGGCCTAGCCTTTTCTTTGGTTCTTTCTTTTGGGCAATGCCAAAAGAAAGAACAAGTGGTTACAGATTACGCAAAACCCGCGACCGGCGAGACAAGTGACGCGGCCAGAGGCCATGCCACCGCCCACCATGAAGACCCGCCCATGGCAGGTTGGGGAGTATATTACTTCCATCCCGCTGGGTGCCGCCGTTCCTTCTATGGTTAAGGTGCCCATTCTGGATGGTCATCATAGAATTCGTTTTCAGTGATTAGCCTGCCTTCCTCAACAAACGAATATGCGTAGGAACTACCAGGCGGTGACGGTGGATGTTGTTGGCTTGCAAAATCAACTGGCGCAACCGCTAAATCCAGAGAACTGAAATACGCTTCTACTGATGTTCCTTGAAGATTGTTCTCTAGCACGGATATGAACCATTCACCATTGGATCCCCACACATATTGACCGGTAGCGTCTTCCATAACAAATACCGGATGTAAAAGGAAACTTTCTCCATTCCGCCGAAGTTCAAAAACGTTAACGCTTACTGATGAGAATATCCCAGGCGATTGCAGGAAGGAGAGAAAATAATCATCACGCGGTAACCACTTAGGCTGGTCAATTCGAGGCCAAGATGAAGTTAACCGGTGCATAGCATTTGTGGACATCTCAAAAAGATAGATTGCGTAATCATAACTTATTTCTTCCCCCTCTCTCAATTCTGTTTGTCCTGTAAAAAGCAGGTATCGTCCATCAGGGGACCATTGAGGTTCGAAACTATTCGTTAGACCACTGGTTTCAAGAAGCCGTGTCTGTTTGTCTTCAATTGATAGCAGGTGAAGGCTTCGTCTCTCTACACCTGAGTCAAGCCTATCAACGATTGTGTAAGCAATCTGTGTGCCATCGGGAGACCAACTCGGTGTCTCCTTTCCTTGATCTGTATTTGTTAACTTCTCCAGGCCGGTCCCGTCCGCATTTATAGTGAATAGATCATCGTTTCCATCGCGATTTGACACAAAAACTATGTGGGTTCTATCCGGAGACCACGCCGGATGTCTGTCAAAGTGATCACCTGACGTTAACTGGTTGAGTTCGTTGGTTGCCAGGTTCAAGGTATACAGATGAATACCGTCTTGTAAGTCAATGACCCCATCACCATTGGTGTCGTGTCGCCTTGATTGAAAGACCAACCATCCTCCTAATGGAGTACGCGTAGGTCTATTAGTTGGCATCAGCGTAGCCAGGGGAGTTGCTTCAGGTGTTGGTGACGGCACTGGCAAGGTGGCAGGCTGAGTAGGCGTCTCAGTATGAGACGGGGGCGGAATTAAAGTTAGGGTTGCGCGAGGTGATTCAGTTAGTTGAACCGCCACCTCGGGGCTTCCACCTGGTGTATGCTTTTCACTGTCACTTGAGTTTGTTACCGGTTGGCACGCTGAAACCAGCAGCAAAAAACAGATAAAGGTTACACAGAAGGTGAAAGAAGTGTTTATCCTCATAGTATTTCCTCGTTTCCTTTATTACAGTTACTGAAACGGCCCTGAACGAACTGTCGGCCGTGTTGGGTTAAGCCACTCTCCTCGCCCCTGGTATTGAAACCAAAGCCCATAGTGAAGGTGTACACCGGTGCTCCAGCCGTTATTCTCAGTCACTGCCAGGAGATCTCCCTGGTTTACAACTGTACCCACTGCGATTGTCGTATCGTCTATGGCAAGATGATGATAACGAGTTTGCAGATTGTGTCCATGATCTATATTGATTACTGTGCCTGTTGTGTGGCTCCAGCCAGGTTCCAAATCTCGCCATTGACCCGTAGCCAGAAATCGCTCTGGTTCGAGCAATCCATCTTCGCCTCGATCCCTTTCGCGCAATACCCCCGAACCGTACGTTCGTATTTCTCCGGTCTCGATGTGCTGAATTCGCCACATGCCAGCTGGTGAGTCCAAACCTGCCCTTGTTACCGTACCAGGAGCTGGCGCCAGCACTGTGATATCCCCGCCCCAATCAACACCTGTTGGATGTGCCGGACTAAATCTTGAAGTCAAACGCTGTCCA
This genomic window contains:
- a CDS encoding PD40 domain-containing protein, which gives rise to MRINTSFTFCVTFICFLLLVSACQPVTNSSDSEKHTPGGSPEVAVQLTESPRATLTLIPPPSHTETPTQPATLPVPSPTPEATPLATLMPTNRPTRTPLGGWLVFQSRRHDTNGDGVIDLQDGIHLYTLNLATNELNQLTSGDHFDRHPAWSPDRTHIVFVSNRDGNDDLFTINADGTGLEKLTNTDQGKETPSWSPDGTQIAYTIVDRLDSGVERRSLHLLSIEDKQTRLLETSGLTNSFEPQWSPDGRYLLFTGQTELREGEEISYDYAIYLFEMSTNAMHRLTSSWPRIDQPKWLPRDDYFLSFLQSPGIFSSVSVNVFELRRNGESFLLHPVFVMEDATGQYVWGSNGEWFISVLENNLQGTSVEAYFSSLDLAVAPVDFASQQHPPSPPGSSYAYSFVEEGRLITENEFYDDHPEWAP